A stretch of Ignavibacteria bacterium DNA encodes these proteins:
- a CDS encoding AI-2E family transporter: protein MSETGTSHNQPFIVVQLVAGVVFYLLFYYTIHTVVSPFFLFASIIVLLYSVRSLPFARVLLIVSSGFFVVWFFQLISNALSPFILSIILAYFLNPFVQRLEKRSVPRWISSLLLLTVVVSFLVLSLGKIIPIALAQITELIHNSSGISENIRVFITSNKLFVFLRDINVPVDELQEKIQSAISSSAGEYFTSL, encoded by the coding sequence ATGAGTGAAACCGGCACGTCACACAATCAGCCGTTCATTGTAGTTCAACTCGTTGCAGGAGTGGTTTTCTATCTTCTTTTTTATTATACCATTCACACGGTTGTTTCTCCATTTTTTCTCTTTGCTTCAATCATTGTTCTTCTGTATTCCGTTCGTTCTCTTCCGTTCGCTCGTGTACTTCTTATTGTTTCTTCCGGATTTTTTGTCGTTTGGTTTTTTCAACTGATTTCCAATGCTCTTTCTCCATTTATCCTCTCCATTATCCTCGCGTATTTTCTCAATCCATTTGTTCAACGTTTAGAAAAACGATCTGTTCCCCGGTGGATTTCGTCTCTTCTTTTATTAACAGTTGTTGTCAGTTTTCTTGTCCTTTCTCTTGGAAAAATTATTCCGATTGCATTGGCACAGATTACAGAACTTATTCACAACTCTTCGGGAATCTCTGAAAACATCAGAGTATTTATAACATCAAATAAGTTGTTCGTTTTCTTACGCGATATCAACGTACCGGTTGATGAATTGCAGGAAAAAATACAAAGTGCCATTTCCTCGAGCGCGGGAGAGTATTTTACTTCATTAC
- a CDS encoding dUTP diphosphatase yields MNTSFSISISRFPHANGIPLPQYQTNGSAGMDLFAAIESELVLSPFQIAIVPTGLAISLPNGFEAQVRPRSGLAAKYGITIVNSPGTIDSDYRGEIKVILQNLGRESFTIKRGDRIAQMIIAKYEKIKWNEVPSLDETQRGDGGFGHTGLK; encoded by the coding sequence GTGAATACATCATTTTCAATTTCCATCTCTCGTTTTCCACACGCAAACGGAATCCCGCTTCCGCAATATCAAACAAATGGTTCTGCTGGAATGGATCTGTTTGCGGCGATTGAAAGCGAACTTGTTCTTTCACCGTTCCAAATTGCGATTGTACCAACAGGATTAGCTATTTCACTTCCTAATGGATTTGAAGCGCAAGTTCGTCCGAGAAGCGGCCTTGCGGCAAAATATGGAATTACAATTGTCAATTCTCCGGGAACAATTGATTCTGATTATCGCGGTGAAATTAAAGTTATTTTGCAAAACTTGGGAAGAGAAAGTTTTACCATCAAACGCGGCGATAGAATTGCGCAAATGATTATTGCGAAGTATGAAAAAATAAAATGGAACGAAGTACCGTCACTCGATGAAACACAACGCGGCGACGGCGGATTTGGTCACACGGGGTTGAAATAA
- a CDS encoding DUF2283 domain-containing protein — protein MRIKVDLQSDALYFRLDESKIVDSEEERPGIILDYNEQNKIVGIEILRLQENIKQENLKKLQFETV, from the coding sequence ATGAGAATAAAAGTTGATTTACAAAGTGATGCACTTTATTTTCGCTTAGACGAATCAAAAATAGTTGATTCAGAAGAAGAGAGACCGGGCATTATTCTTGACTACAATGAACAAAACAAAATTGTCGGAATAGAAATTCTTCGTTTGCAGGAAAATATCAAACAAGAGAATCTCAAGAAATTGCAGTTTGAAACGGTCTGA
- a CDS encoding DUF4258 domain-containing protein, protein MKYEFSEHAFNVKNERDIKDQWIDETLNNAEVQEVTDDETIHFIRKIKDFGNRYLRVVVNIQSNKYCNVIF, encoded by the coding sequence ATGAAGTATGAATTTTCTGAACACGCTTTCAATGTAAAAAATGAGCGTGATATTAAAGATCAATGGATAGATGAAACATTGAATAATGCAGAAGTTCAAGAAGTTACTGATGATGAAACAATTCATTTTATAAGAAAGATTAAAGATTTTGGAAATCGTTATTTAAGAGTAGTAGTAAATATTCAAAGCAATAAATATTGTAACGTTATTTTTTGA
- a CDS encoding aspartate-semialdehyde dehydrogenase, with amino-acid sequence MKLYDIAIVGATGLVGRKIIQVLEERNFPVGSLRLYASGKSACKEFLFQDRLVKVEQLTAEDFHTHEFVFFSAGATISKEFAPCASKAGAIVIDNSSAFRMEKFVPLVVPEVNPQALLHHHNIIANPNCSTIQMVVALKPLHDKWKIKRIVVTTFQSVAGAGQKGIDQLEDEMNNVPLRYKKFPHQISHNIIPQVDECMFDGTTKEERKMMDETVKIMGDRRIKVSATCTRVPVFLGHSESVSVEFRKKFHLEEVREILHHAKGVVVIDNMEEYQYPLAIHCAERDEVFVGRIRADESVEHGLNLWIVADNVRKGAATNAVQIAEELIKQK; translated from the coding sequence ATGAAACTCTATGATATAGCAATTGTCGGAGCAACGGGACTTGTGGGAAGAAAAATTATTCAGGTTTTGGAAGAAAGAAATTTTCCCGTGGGAAGTCTACGATTGTATGCTTCGGGAAAATCCGCCTGTAAAGAATTCTTATTTCAAGATAGATTGGTAAAAGTTGAACAACTTACTGCGGAAGATTTCCACACGCACGAATTTGTGTTTTTTTCTGCGGGAGCAACAATCAGCAAAGAATTTGCCCCTTGCGCATCCAAAGCGGGCGCGATTGTTATAGACAATTCCAGCGCGTTTCGAATGGAGAAATTTGTTCCGCTTGTCGTTCCTGAAGTGAATCCGCAAGCATTGCTTCATCATCATAATATCATTGCAAATCCGAATTGTTCGACGATACAAATGGTTGTTGCGTTGAAACCTTTGCACGATAAATGGAAAATTAAACGTATCGTTGTTACTACGTTTCAATCGGTTGCGGGTGCAGGGCAAAAAGGTATTGACCAGTTGGAAGATGAAATGAACAATGTCCCGTTGCGTTACAAGAAATTTCCACATCAGATTTCACATAATATTATTCCCCAAGTGGATGAATGTATGTTTGACGGAACAACAAAAGAAGAGCGAAAAATGATGGATGAAACGGTAAAAATAATGGGTGACAGAAGAATCAAAGTTTCTGCAACGTGCACTCGTGTTCCTGTGTTTCTCGGTCACAGTGAATCCGTGAGTGTTGAATTCAGAAAAAAGTTTCACCTTGAAGAAGTTCGCGAAATTCTTCATCACGCAAAAGGTGTTGTTGTAATAGATAATATGGAAGAATATCAATATCCACTTGCGATTCATTGTGCAGAACGTGATGAAGTGTTTGTCGGAAGAATTCGCGCCGACGAATCGGTTGAACATGGTTTAAATTTGTGGATCGTTGCGGATAATGTTCGTAAAGGCGCGGCAACAAATGCTGTGCAAATTGCAGAAGAGTTGATAAAGCAGAAATGA
- a CDS encoding branched-chain amino acid transaminase, with protein MPVQKVEKIWMNGNLVNWDDAKIHILSHVIHYGSCWFEGIRCYETAKGSAIFRLREHVRRLFDSAKIYHADIPFSIEQIEQAIIDTIQANTMPKCYIRPVVYRGYGDVGVNPLNCPVDVAIAVWDWGKYLGGSSHEDGIEVCISSWQRNATNTTPALAKAAGNYLNSQLIKMEAILQGYSEGIALDRNGLVSEGSGENLFVVRDGVLYTSPVASGILLGITRSSVLTLAQEEGIPIRETQIPREFLMIADELFFTGTAAEITPICSIDHIKIADGKVGAITKKMQEKFFNVVRNGNDTHNWLRFI; from the coding sequence ATGCCTGTACAAAAAGTAGAAAAAATTTGGATGAACGGAAATTTAGTAAACTGGGATGATGCAAAGATTCATATTCTTTCGCACGTCATTCACTATGGTTCGTGTTGGTTTGAAGGAATTCGTTGTTATGAAACGGCAAAGGGTTCAGCAATTTTTCGTTTGCGGGAACACGTGAGGCGATTATTTGATTCCGCAAAAATTTATCACGCCGATATTCCTTTTTCCATTGAACAAATTGAGCAAGCAATCATAGATACAATTCAAGCAAATACAATGCCGAAGTGTTATATTCGTCCTGTTGTGTATCGCGGCTACGGTGATGTTGGCGTGAATCCGTTAAATTGCCCTGTTGATGTTGCTATTGCTGTTTGGGATTGGGGAAAATATTTGGGAGGAAGTTCGCACGAAGATGGAATTGAAGTGTGTATATCTTCATGGCAACGTAATGCAACGAATACAACACCTGCACTTGCAAAAGCCGCCGGAAATTACCTCAATTCGCAACTCATAAAAATGGAAGCGATCTTACAAGGATATTCCGAAGGAATTGCGCTCGATAGAAATGGTTTAGTGAGCGAAGGAAGTGGCGAAAATTTATTTGTTGTGCGCGATGGAGTGTTGTACACGTCTCCTGTTGCATCGGGAATTTTACTTGGGATAACGCGTTCATCGGTTCTTACGTTAGCGCAGGAAGAAGGAATTCCGATTCGCGAAACACAAATTCCCCGTGAGTTTTTGATGATTGCCGACGAATTGTTTTTTACCGGAACCGCGGCTGAAATTACACCGATTTGTTCCATTGACCATATAAAAATTGCTGATGGAAAAGTTGGTGCAATTACAAAAAAGATGCAGGAAAAATTCTTCAACGTAGTTCGCAATGGCAACGATACGCACAACTGGCTTCGGTTTATTTAA